Proteins from one Setaria italica strain Yugu1 chromosome V, Setaria_italica_v2.0, whole genome shotgun sequence genomic window:
- the LOC101785801 gene encoding transcription factor Pur-alpha 1 isoform X2 — protein sequence MDGGGGGGGGGGVVGGGVMVGGGVGPGGGGVGGGGDVELVSKTLQFEHKLFYFDLKENPRGRYLKISEKTSATRSTIIVPVDGVAWFLDLFDYYIRTDERDAFSKELRLQTKVFYFDIGENKRGRFLKVSEASVNRNRSTIIVPAGSSGEEGWEAFRNVLLEINNEASRLYVLPNHPNQQHLEPPERLPGLSDDVGAGFIAGHGSQSASGPEVDVERLVDLPPQEEISGMGMSKVIRADQKRFFFDLGSNNRGHYLRISEVAGADRSSIILPLSGLKQFHEMVGHFVDIMKDRLEGMSSANVRTVEPSQR from the exons atggacggcggcggtggcggaggcggcgggggtggagtCGTCGGGGGAGGCGTcatggtgggcggcggcgtcgggcccggcggcggcggcgtgggcgggggcggcgacgtggaGCTCGTCAGCAAGACGCTGCAGTTCGAGCACAAGCTGTTCTACTTCGATCTGAAGGAGAACCCGCGGGGGAGGTACCTCAAGATCTCCGAGAAGACCTCGGCCACGCGCTCCACCATCATCGTCCCCGTCGACGGCGTCGCCTGGTTCCTCGACCTCTTCGACTACTACATCCGCACCGACGAGCGCGACGCCTTCAGCAAGGAGCTACGGCTCCAGACCAAG GTGTTCTATTTCGATATCGGGGAGAACAAGAGAGGCCGATTCCTCAAG GTTTCTGAGGCCTCCGTCAACAGAAATCGTAGTACCATAATTGTTCCGGCTGGCAGCTCAGGTGAAGAAGGTTGGGAAGCATTCAGGAATGTACTATTGGAGATAAATAACGAGGCTTCTCGACTGTATGTCCTACCAAATCATCCAAACCAG CAACACCTGGAACCACCAGAGCGCCTTCCGGGCCTCTCTGATGATGTGGGTGCTGGTTTTATAGCTGGACATGGTAGCCAGTCTGCGTCTGGGCCCGAGGTAGATGTTGAACGCTTGgttgatctgcctcctcaagAAGAAATTAGCGGCATGGGAATGTCTAAGGTGATTAGGGCAGATCAGAAGAGGTTTTTCTTTGACCTGGGCAGCAACAACAGGGGGCATTATTTGAGGATTTCTGAG GTGGCTGGAGCTGATCGATCGTCAATAATCTTACCGCTCTCTGGTTTGAAGCAGTTCCATGAAATGGTTGGTCACTTTGTAGATATAATGAAGGATAGACTTGAAGGAATGAGCAGCGCCAACGTGCGCACTGTCGAGCCCAGCCAGAGATGA
- the LOC101785801 gene encoding transcription factor Pur-alpha 1 isoform X1 yields MDGGGGGGGGGGVVGGGVMVGGGVGPGGGGVGGGGDVELVSKTLQFEHKLFYFDLKENPRGRYLKISEKTSATRSTIIVPVDGVAWFLDLFDYYIRTDERDAFSKELRLQTKVFYFDIGENKRGRFLKVSEASVNRNRSTIIVPAGSSGEEGWEAFRNVLLEINNEASRLYVLPNHPNQIGQQHLEPPERLPGLSDDVGAGFIAGHGSQSASGPEVDVERLVDLPPQEEISGMGMSKVIRADQKRFFFDLGSNNRGHYLRISEVAGADRSSIILPLSGLKQFHEMVGHFVDIMKDRLEGMSSANVRTVEPSQR; encoded by the exons atggacggcggcggtggcggaggcggcgggggtggagtCGTCGGGGGAGGCGTcatggtgggcggcggcgtcgggcccggcggcggcggcgtgggcgggggcggcgacgtggaGCTCGTCAGCAAGACGCTGCAGTTCGAGCACAAGCTGTTCTACTTCGATCTGAAGGAGAACCCGCGGGGGAGGTACCTCAAGATCTCCGAGAAGACCTCGGCCACGCGCTCCACCATCATCGTCCCCGTCGACGGCGTCGCCTGGTTCCTCGACCTCTTCGACTACTACATCCGCACCGACGAGCGCGACGCCTTCAGCAAGGAGCTACGGCTCCAGACCAAG GTGTTCTATTTCGATATCGGGGAGAACAAGAGAGGCCGATTCCTCAAG GTTTCTGAGGCCTCCGTCAACAGAAATCGTAGTACCATAATTGTTCCGGCTGGCAGCTCAGGTGAAGAAGGTTGGGAAGCATTCAGGAATGTACTATTGGAGATAAATAACGAGGCTTCTCGACTGTATGTCCTACCAAATCATCCAAACCAG ATTGGCCAGCAACACCTGGAACCACCAGAGCGCCTTCCGGGCCTCTCTGATGATGTGGGTGCTGGTTTTATAGCTGGACATGGTAGCCAGTCTGCGTCTGGGCCCGAGGTAGATGTTGAACGCTTGgttgatctgcctcctcaagAAGAAATTAGCGGCATGGGAATGTCTAAGGTGATTAGGGCAGATCAGAAGAGGTTTTTCTTTGACCTGGGCAGCAACAACAGGGGGCATTATTTGAGGATTTCTGAG GTGGCTGGAGCTGATCGATCGTCAATAATCTTACCGCTCTCTGGTTTGAAGCAGTTCCATGAAATGGTTGGTCACTTTGTAGATATAATGAAGGATAGACTTGAAGGAATGAGCAGCGCCAACGTGCGCACTGTCGAGCCCAGCCAGAGATGA